In the Streptomyces showdoensis genome, one interval contains:
- a CDS encoding ornithine cyclodeaminase family protein, with product MPAASGAWAGVKVVGIAPGNPALGLPRITGGYLLLDGATLLPVALLDGIALTSLRTPAVSALAVRHLAPADRPLSLVLFGSGPQAYAHLDALLAVRELAEAVVVARNPEGARRLAAYAEELGVPKVRTGTAEEVAEADLVVCCTTAREPLFDGRLVRPGATVVAVGSHEPDARETDTALVRRSEVYVESRTAALREAGDLLIPEAEGAIGPGHIAGTLADLVAGRAPADPAAPRLFKSVGMAWEDLAVAVAVYEAARSEEDGGSAGET from the coding sequence ATGCCCGCCGCGTCGGGCGCCTGGGCCGGGGTGAAGGTCGTCGGGATCGCCCCCGGCAACCCGGCCCTCGGGCTGCCCCGGATCACCGGCGGCTATCTGCTCCTGGACGGCGCCACGCTGCTCCCGGTCGCGCTGCTCGACGGCATCGCGCTCACCTCGCTGCGCACCCCGGCGGTCTCCGCCCTGGCGGTCCGTCACCTGGCCCCGGCGGACCGCCCGCTGAGCCTGGTGCTGTTCGGCTCGGGTCCGCAGGCGTACGCGCACCTCGACGCGCTGCTCGCGGTGCGGGAGCTCGCCGAGGCGGTGGTCGTCGCCCGCAACCCGGAGGGGGCCCGGCGGCTGGCCGCGTACGCCGAGGAGCTGGGCGTGCCGAAGGTCCGTACGGGCACGGCGGAGGAGGTGGCGGAGGCGGACCTGGTCGTCTGCTGCACCACGGCCCGCGAACCGCTCTTCGACGGACGACTGGTGCGGCCGGGGGCCACCGTCGTGGCGGTCGGCTCGCACGAGCCGGACGCCCGCGAGACCGACACCGCGCTGGTCCGGCGGTCCGAGGTGTACGTCGAGTCGCGGACGGCGGCGCTGCGCGAGGCCGGGGACCTGCTGATCCCCGAGGCCGAGGGCGCGATCGGGCCCGGGCACATCGCCGGCACGCTGGCCGACCTGGTCGCCGGGCGCGCCCCGGCGGATCCGGCGGCGCCGCGCCTCTTCAAGAGCGTCGGCATGGCCTGGGAGGACCTGGCCGTCGCGGTGGCCGTCTACGAGGCCGCCCGATCCGAGGAGGACGGAGGGTCGGCCGGGGAAACGTGA
- a CDS encoding GntR family transcriptional regulator, whose translation MGDLKQHSLIKAQERLRDQVGHALRAALIAGELRPGSVYSAPGLAAELGVSATPVREAMLDLAREGLVEPVRNKGFRITEVSERELDQCTELRMLIEVPTIGRVTELATPEQLEALRPLAQEIVTNAREHNLIGYLEADRLFHLTLLGLAGNDRLVETVGDLRKRSRLYGLTGLDEAGKLVSSAEEHVELLDLMIAGDVKGAEACMHRHLGHVRSLWAEARDEPVERPAGRLGQVRKG comes from the coding sequence GTGGGTGACCTGAAGCAGCACAGTCTCATCAAGGCCCAGGAACGGCTGCGTGACCAGGTCGGTCACGCGCTGAGGGCCGCCCTGATAGCGGGCGAACTACGGCCGGGAAGCGTCTATTCGGCGCCCGGCCTCGCCGCCGAGCTCGGCGTGTCGGCCACGCCGGTGCGCGAGGCCATGCTCGACCTCGCCCGGGAGGGCCTGGTCGAGCCGGTCCGCAACAAGGGCTTCCGGATCACCGAGGTCAGCGAGCGCGAGCTCGACCAGTGCACCGAGCTGCGCATGCTGATCGAGGTCCCCACGATCGGCCGGGTCACCGAACTGGCCACGCCCGAGCAGCTGGAGGCGCTGCGCCCGCTCGCGCAGGAGATCGTGACCAACGCCCGTGAGCACAACCTCATCGGCTACCTGGAGGCGGACCGCCTCTTCCACCTCACGCTGCTCGGCCTGGCCGGGAACGACCGGCTCGTGGAGACCGTCGGCGACCTGCGCAAGCGCTCCCGGCTCTACGGGCTGACCGGCCTCGACGAGGCCGGCAAGCTGGTCTCCTCGGCGGAGGAGCACGTCGAGCTGCTCGACCTGATGATCGCCGGCGACGTGAAGGGCGCGGAGGCCTGCATGCACCGCCACCTCGGCCATGTGCGCTCGCTGTGGGCCGAGGCCCGCGACGAGCCGGTCGAGCGCCCCGCGGGGCGGCTCGGCCAGGTCCGCAAGGGCTGA
- a CDS encoding proline racemase family protein, producing the protein MSSTEVRTTDYHTAGEPFRIVDLAAAGLPPLPGDTVAERRATLLGPGGDGTAPRPGPLDGLRRLLVREPRGHAGMYGGFVVPPDDDGAHLGVLFWHKDGYSTACGHGTMALGAWAVDSGRVAVPEDGRDVEVRIDVPSGRVAATVHRAGGRTTGVTFRNVPARVTGRAVPVATSLGTVEVDLAHAGACYASVPASAFGLRVDRADLPGLVAAGREIRVALAGHPATRHPGRPLLSGVYGVILYEDLPDTPAGPRQRNVTVFADGQIDRSPCGSGTSARLALLADEGRLKEDDTLTHESVVGTVFTGRLAPGGAGPEGLVTTVTGSAHRTGEHLFTLDPYDALGSGFAL; encoded by the coding sequence GTGAGCTCCACGGAGGTGCGGACCACCGACTACCACACGGCCGGCGAACCCTTCCGGATCGTCGACCTGGCCGCCGCCGGCCTGCCGCCGCTGCCCGGCGACACCGTCGCCGAGCGCCGGGCCACCCTCCTCGGCCCGGGCGGCGACGGCACCGCGCCGCGCCCGGGCCCGCTGGACGGCCTGCGCCGGCTGCTCGTCCGGGAGCCGCGCGGCCACGCGGGCATGTACGGCGGCTTCGTCGTGCCCCCGGACGACGACGGGGCGCACCTGGGCGTCCTGTTCTGGCACAAGGACGGCTACTCGACGGCCTGCGGCCACGGCACGATGGCGCTCGGCGCCTGGGCCGTGGACTCCGGCCGGGTCGCCGTCCCCGAGGACGGACGGGACGTCGAGGTGCGGATCGACGTCCCGTCAGGGCGGGTCGCCGCGACCGTGCACCGCGCGGGAGGCCGCACCACCGGCGTCACCTTCCGCAACGTCCCGGCCCGCGTGACCGGCCGGGCGGTCCCGGTCGCCACGAGCCTGGGCACGGTCGAGGTCGACCTCGCGCACGCCGGCGCCTGCTACGCCTCGGTCCCCGCCTCCGCGTTCGGCCTGCGCGTGGACCGCGCCGACCTGCCCGGACTGGTGGCCGCGGGCCGGGAGATCCGGGTCGCGCTGGCCGGCCACCCGGCGACCCGCCACCCGGGCCGGCCGCTGCTGTCCGGGGTGTACGGAGTGATCCTGTACGAGGACCTCCCCGACACCCCGGCCGGACCGCGCCAGCGGAACGTCACCGTCTTCGCCGACGGCCAGATCGACCGCTCGCCCTGCGGCTCCGGCACCTCCGCCCGGCTCGCCCTCCTCGCCGACGAGGGGCGCCTGAAGGAGGACGACACGCTGACCCACGAATCCGTCGTGGGCACGGTGTTCACGGGCCGGCTCGCGCCGGGAGGGGCGGGCCCGGAGGGCCTGGTGACCACCGTGACGGGCAGCGCGCACCGCACGGGCGAGCACCTGTTCACGCTCGACCCCTACGACGCCCTCGGCTCGGGGTTCGCCCTGTGA